Proteins from a genomic interval of Phocoena phocoena chromosome 20, mPhoPho1.1, whole genome shotgun sequence:
- the CXCL17 gene encoding C-X-C motif chemokine 17, with product MKVLISSLLLLLPLMLVSTVRSSSNPGIARGHRDQRQASGRWLQDGGQECECKDWFLRAPERKLMTVPRLPKKPCPCDHFKGRVKKTRHQRHHKKPIKPSRACQQFLRRCQLASFALPL from the exons ATGAAAGTTCTaatctcttccctccttctgttGCTGCCACTAATGCTGGTGTCCACGGTCCGCAGCAGCTCAAATCcag GGATTGCCAGAGGCCATAGGGACCAACGCCAGGCTTCTGGGAGGTGGCTCCAGGACGGAGGCCAAGAATGTGAGTGCAAAG ATTGGTTCCTGAGAGCCCCTGAAAGAAAACTCATGACAGTGCCCAGGCTGCCAAAGAAGCCGTGTCCCTGTGATCATTTCAAGGGCAGAGTGAAGAAAACCA GGCACCAAAGACACCACAAGAAGCCAATCAAACCCTCCAGAGCCTGCCAGCAATTTCTCAGACGATGTCAGCTGGCAAGTTTTGCTCTGCCCTTATAG